A genome region from Deinococcus sp. KNUC1210 includes the following:
- a CDS encoding alanine racemase — translation MTLIHTIETLEQAQAVAQAAQKWGHAPDVLLQRHNGEAQKHGAADEELPGLLRGVQEAGLRVRGLMVMAPYDDPDAAERVFADTARQAHDLGLSELSMGMSDDFEAAIRHGATLVRVGRRLFAEETHGNEAVNGEPADPAFGLH, via the coding sequence GTGACGCTGATTCATACCATCGAGACGCTGGAGCAGGCACAGGCCGTCGCGCAGGCCGCCCAGAAGTGGGGCCACGCGCCCGACGTGCTGCTGCAGCGGCACAACGGCGAGGCCCAGAAGCATGGTGCCGCCGATGAGGAACTGCCCGGGCTGCTGCGAGGGGTACAGGAAGCGGGTCTGAGGGTGCGCGGCCTGATGGTGATGGCCCCCTACGACGATCCGGACGCTGCCGAACGGGTCTTTGCAGACACGGCGCGGCAGGCGCATGACCTGGGGCTGAGCGAACTGAGCATGGGCATGAGCGACGATTTCGAGGCGGCCATCCGGCACGGAGCCACGCTCGTGCGGGTCGGACGGCGGCTCTTCGCAGAGGAGACTCACGGCAACGAGGCCGTCAATGGCGAACCTGCCGACCCGGCCTTTGGGCTACACTGA
- a CDS encoding DivIVA domain-containing protein, which translates to MKYSPLDVRHQEFPGNMGGYRKTEVRTFLNDMADDLEGHLQTQQSLQARIQELEVQLQEYRQIEEDLRRAVVSAERIAGELRENARREAELMSAQAEVYRDGVTQQANARSAALEARHEARTTELETLHRARGTELEAAHQSRSSQLEASYNARFSDLESLYHRRHRELEQGLSARTAHLEAVFSSRHNELSTLLSRAREEQAQFVAQYRALVGSFYELSTRHLMPDTAPLPLELPHTAAEFPRALGNGASGEMRPLNMSLDDADEDSEARPVVEEQQYV; encoded by the coding sequence ATGAAGTATTCACCGCTGGACGTGCGCCATCAGGAATTCCCCGGCAATATGGGCGGTTACCGCAAGACCGAGGTGCGGACCTTCCTGAATGACATGGCCGATGACCTCGAAGGCCATCTCCAGACGCAGCAGAGCTTGCAGGCGCGGATTCAGGAACTCGAAGTGCAGCTTCAGGAGTACCGCCAGATCGAGGAAGACCTGCGCCGCGCGGTGGTGAGCGCCGAGCGCATCGCGGGAGAGCTGCGCGAGAATGCCCGCCGGGAGGCCGAACTGATGTCGGCACAGGCCGAGGTCTACCGCGACGGCGTGACGCAGCAGGCCAATGCCCGCTCGGCAGCGCTGGAAGCGAGGCACGAGGCCCGCACCACTGAACTCGAAACGCTGCACCGGGCACGCGGCACCGAACTGGAAGCCGCGCACCAGAGCCGCAGTTCGCAGCTCGAAGCCAGTTACAACGCCCGCTTTTCCGATCTGGAATCGCTGTACCACCGCCGCCACCGCGAGCTGGAACAGGGCCTCAGCGCCCGCACCGCCCACCTCGAAGCCGTGTTCAGCAGCCGCCACAACGAGCTGAGCACCCTGCTGAGCCGCGCCCGCGAGGAGCAGGCGCAGTTCGTGGCACAGTACCGCGCCCTGGTCGGGTCGTTCTACGAACTTTCCACCCGCCATCTGATGCCCGATACCGCGCCGCTGCCACTGGAACTGCCGCATACTGCCGCCGAGTTCCCACGGGCACTGGGCAACGGTGCCAGCGGCGAAATGCGCCCCTTGAACATGTCGCTGGACGACGCCGACGAAGACAGTGAGGCTCGTCCGGTCGTGGAAGAACAGCAGTACGTCTAG
- a CDS encoding MBL fold metallo-hydrolase produces the protein MTLLPLSDDAFLFPGAVNSLVFANGSGGALLVDTGLDESHARKLLRAVQDAGLTPSAVLNTHAHADHHGGNAFLLKRFPELVISAPPLEAAIIRHPELEPLYLYGALPPKALQNKFLLAPSSPARPLEAGTQTLGGVTLDLLNVPGHAVQMFAVRRGGLLYAADALFGPDTLTKHPLTFCAESTQQKASAASLLGLEGVQLTVPGHGDATADLAGLVQLNLESLERTTQSVLHAVQAGAASTDTLLARVCADLGVTMTNPGAVLLNRSVVSAHLKELLEAGRVEMVTENNLLVFRAASA, from the coding sequence ATGACGCTGCTGCCCCTGTCAGACGACGCTTTCCTCTTCCCCGGCGCAGTCAATTCGCTGGTCTTCGCGAACGGCTCTGGCGGGGCGCTGCTGGTCGATACCGGGCTGGACGAATCGCACGCCCGCAAGCTGCTGCGGGCTGTTCAGGACGCGGGCCTGACACCCAGCGCGGTACTCAATACCCACGCTCACGCCGACCATCACGGCGGCAACGCGTTTCTCCTCAAGCGCTTTCCCGAGCTGGTGATCTCCGCGCCGCCGCTGGAAGCCGCCATCATCCGGCATCCGGAACTGGAGCCGCTGTACCTGTACGGAGCGCTGCCGCCAAAGGCACTTCAGAACAAGTTCCTGCTGGCCCCGAGCAGCCCGGCCCGCCCGCTGGAGGCCGGAACACAGACGCTGGGCGGCGTGACGCTGGACCTGTTGAATGTGCCCGGACACGCGGTGCAGATGTTCGCGGTGCGTCGGGGCGGCCTGCTGTACGCCGCCGACGCCCTGTTCGGGCCGGATACGCTTACCAAGCATCCACTGACCTTCTGCGCCGAGAGCACCCAGCAGAAAGCCAGTGCCGCCTCGCTGCTCGGTCTGGAAGGCGTGCAGCTCACGGTGCCGGGGCACGGCGACGCCACCGCCGATCTGGCAGGGCTGGTACAGCTGAATCTGGAGAGTCTGGAGCGCACCACTCAGAGCGTGCTGCACGCGGTACAGGCGGGGGCCGCCAGCACTGATACCCTGCTCGCGCGGGTCTGCGCTGATCTGGGAGTCACCATGACCAACCCCGGCGCAGTGCTGCTGAACCGCAGCGTCGTCAGCGCCCATCTGAAAGAGTTGCTGGAAGCTGGTCGAGTGGAGATGGTGACCGAGAACAACCTTCTGGTGTTCCGGGCAGCGTCAGCGTAA
- the alaS gene encoding alanine--tRNA ligase — MTVPALPTAPTTAQIREQFLHFFESKGHLRLASHSTIAPDPTTLFTVAGMQPFKAQFMGAPARFEGAEGVHKRVTTAQKCLRVGDIENVGRTLRHCSLLEMLGNFSFGDYFKRESLTWAWEFLTSPDWMALDASRLYATIYEDDQEAYDIWTQEIGLPADHILRFGADENFWPADAPLKGPNGPCGPCSEIFYDRGPKYGDDTWAEYADTRESARFLEIWNNVFPQFDRQEPQPDGTPTLSPLPFKNIDTGMGLERIATVVQDVYDFYSNDVFAPIVARVAELSGKPYEGPQSVSHRVVAEHIRSVSMVIADGVQLSNTGRGYTVRKILRRASRHAYLLGLHEPVLHTLVPLVVEKMGGAYPELVQNEARVTAAIRSEEERFLKTLEQGTQRLDALLGKLEKGAVLSGDEAFTLYDTYGFPVDLTKEIAEEYGIGVDEAGYAESLERAQELARAGSKYGKSELFGGGASVLDDLAPTEFIGYDELDAHSKVLALLAGGENAGQLSAGDEGTVVLDRTPFYAEGGGEVGDIGLLEWPGGEATVRDTTKTKGGVFLHTVAVVRGELKDGDDVRALVDASRQATERHHTATHLLQAALRAVLGEGVHQAGSLVAPDRLRFDFSHAAALSAEEVARVELLVNRWIQADSPVNWQTMPIAQARTAGATALFGEKYGDVVRVVTVERGVPFGDHTVTSMELCGGAHVTRTGEIGSFVIVSDENVAAGVRRIEALAGEAAVQWTRAQLVGAQRAAALLNTSPEGLAGRIENVQATMKASEKEAVALRRQITQLQMGGGGAAGGAAPLREIGGYRVAALKLSGIESGELRGAADTLLEQSGADLVVIATDKGLVVKATKDAVARGAHAGQLVGKLAAAAGGKGGGRPDMAQAGIQDADAALAALDSSL, encoded by the coding sequence ATGACCGTGCCAGCGCTTCCCACAGCCCCGACCACCGCGCAGATCCGCGAGCAATTCCTGCATTTTTTCGAGAGCAAGGGACATCTGCGGCTGGCCTCGCATTCCACCATCGCACCCGACCCGACCACGCTGTTTACCGTGGCGGGCATGCAGCCGTTCAAGGCGCAGTTCATGGGCGCGCCAGCCCGCTTCGAGGGTGCAGAAGGCGTGCACAAACGCGTGACCACCGCTCAGAAGTGCCTGCGTGTGGGCGATATCGAGAACGTCGGGCGCACGCTGCGGCACTGCTCGCTGCTGGAAATGCTGGGCAATTTCTCGTTTGGCGACTACTTCAAGCGCGAGTCGCTGACCTGGGCCTGGGAATTTCTGACCAGCCCCGACTGGATGGCCCTCGACGCCTCGCGGCTGTACGCCACCATTTACGAGGACGATCAGGAAGCCTACGACATCTGGACCCAGGAAATCGGGCTGCCCGCCGACCACATCCTGCGCTTCGGAGCCGACGAGAATTTCTGGCCCGCCGACGCGCCGCTCAAGGGACCGAACGGGCCGTGCGGACCGTGCAGCGAGATTTTCTATGATCGTGGCCCCAAGTACGGCGACGATACCTGGGCCGAGTACGCCGATACCCGCGAGAGCGCCCGTTTTCTGGAAATCTGGAACAACGTCTTTCCGCAGTTCGACCGCCAGGAGCCGCAGCCAGACGGCACGCCCACCCTCTCTCCCCTGCCCTTCAAGAACATCGACACCGGCATGGGTCTGGAGCGGATTGCCACCGTCGTGCAGGACGTGTACGACTTTTACAGCAACGACGTGTTCGCGCCCATCGTGGCGCGGGTGGCCGAGCTGAGCGGCAAGCCCTACGAGGGGCCGCAGAGCGTGTCTCACCGCGTGGTCGCCGAGCATATCCGCAGCGTCAGCATGGTGATTGCCGACGGCGTGCAGCTTTCCAACACCGGGCGCGGCTATACGGTTCGCAAGATTCTGCGCCGCGCCAGCCGCCACGCCTATCTGCTGGGGCTGCACGAGCCGGTGCTGCATACGCTGGTGCCGCTGGTGGTCGAGAAGATGGGCGGCGCATACCCCGAACTGGTCCAGAATGAGGCGCGGGTAACGGCTGCCATCAGAAGCGAGGAAGAGCGCTTTCTGAAGACGCTGGAGCAGGGCACTCAGCGCCTCGACGCCCTGCTGGGCAAGCTGGAGAAGGGCGCGGTCCTGTCGGGCGACGAAGCCTTTACGCTGTACGACACCTACGGCTTTCCCGTCGATCTGACCAAGGAAATTGCCGAAGAATACGGAATCGGTGTGGACGAGGCGGGCTACGCGGAGAGCCTGGAGCGGGCGCAGGAGCTGGCGCGGGCAGGCAGCAAGTACGGCAAGAGCGAGCTGTTTGGCGGCGGAGCGAGCGTGCTCGACGACCTCGCACCCACCGAATTTATCGGCTACGACGAGCTGGACGCACACAGCAAGGTGCTGGCCCTGCTGGCGGGCGGCGAGAATGCCGGTCAGCTGAGTGCCGGAGACGAGGGCACGGTAGTCCTCGACCGCACGCCTTTCTATGCCGAGGGCGGCGGCGAGGTGGGCGACATCGGGCTGCTGGAATGGCCCGGCGGAGAGGCGACGGTGCGCGACACCACCAAGACCAAGGGCGGCGTCTTTCTCCACACCGTCGCGGTGGTACGCGGCGAGCTGAAGGACGGTGACGACGTGCGGGCGCTGGTCGATGCCTCGCGTCAGGCCACCGAGCGCCACCACACCGCCACGCACCTGCTTCAGGCGGCGCTGCGGGCGGTACTGGGCGAAGGCGTGCATCAGGCTGGATCGCTGGTCGCCCCCGATCGCCTGCGCTTCGATTTCTCGCACGCGGCGGCCCTGAGTGCCGAGGAAGTGGCACGGGTCGAACTGCTGGTCAACCGCTGGATTCAGGCCGACAGCCCGGTGAACTGGCAGACCATGCCGATTGCCCAGGCACGGACAGCGGGCGCAACCGCCCTGTTCGGAGAAAAATACGGCGACGTGGTGCGGGTGGTGACAGTCGAGCGGGGCGTGCCCTTTGGAGATCACACCGTTACGAGCATGGAACTCTGCGGCGGTGCCCACGTGACGCGGACCGGCGAGATCGGAAGCTTCGTGATCGTGTCCGATGAGAACGTGGCAGCGGGCGTGCGGCGCATCGAGGCGCTGGCAGGCGAGGCGGCGGTGCAGTGGACGCGGGCGCAGCTCGTCGGAGCGCAGCGGGCGGCAGCGCTGCTCAATACCTCACCCGAGGGACTGGCGGGGCGCATCGAGAACGTGCAGGCCACCATGAAGGCCAGCGAGAAGGAAGCGGTGGCTCTGCGCCGCCAGATCACGCAGCTTCAGATGGGCGGTGGCGGCGCAGCGGGCGGCGCGGCTCCCCTGCGCGAGATCGGCGGCTACAGGGTCGCGGCGCTGAAGCTGAGCGGCATCGAGTCAGGCGAGCTGCGCGGAGCCGCCGACACGCTGCTGGAGCAGAGCGGAGCCGATCTGGTGGTGATCGCCACCGACAAGGGTCTGGTCGTGAAGGCCACCAAAGACGCGGTTGCACGCGGCGCACACGCGGGGCAACTGGTGGGCAAGCTGGCAGCGGCGGCGGGCGGCAAGGGCGGTGGACGCCCCGATATGGCGCAGGCAGGCATTCAGGACGCAGACGCGGCACTGGCAGCACTGGACAGCAGCCTGTAA
- a CDS encoding dynamin family protein, whose translation MLVTEQVQTLLTRERSLLSDLQAFLTLQGAPEAALQQARQALANLDESFLLVVVGEFNAGKSSFVNALLGDAVLPEGVTPTTDRIYVLVHGEKGEPEATADPFVVRLKLPLTALEGVALVDTPGTNAIIRQHQVLTEGFLPRADLLLFLTSADRPFTESERQFLSLAARWGRSVVMVVNKADLLETQAQRDEVRAFVEAGARAELNLTPPVYLVSARTEQRGGDAGFQALRAALQARLGEVERTRLKLSSPLSAAAEILGGEERRASAARDTLKTDLETLSSLEAQRQRHQETMQGELDGQLNRVGRLLGEFEARADKFIDQTMRIGNLRQLINSRGIEQHFREQAVGDLPQAIERQFASMIDRFVEANLHFWEDVQAFLIRRQPSSEIARTRFSYDRHALIEGIAGSASRHIEEVTESQLTRQLAADTEEAMKGVVGLGAGGVGVGVIGAVLGATLAADFTFIFSGLALGSLGLLILPAKRLQALRQLRVKVTELRESLEAIVRREYQREQDRADARLRDAMSPFTRFIEGEQERLNSAQAQAAKLRTDLSDLKARVGEIGTR comes from the coding sequence ATGCTCGTCACGGAACAGGTTCAGACTCTCCTTACGCGGGAACGCTCGCTGCTCTCAGACCTCCAGGCATTCCTGACACTTCAGGGAGCTCCGGAAGCTGCACTGCAGCAGGCGCGGCAGGCGCTCGCCAATCTCGACGAGAGCTTTCTGCTGGTGGTGGTCGGCGAGTTCAACGCGGGCAAGTCGAGTTTCGTCAATGCGCTGCTGGGCGACGCGGTGTTGCCGGAAGGCGTCACGCCCACCACCGACCGCATCTATGTGCTTGTCCACGGCGAGAAGGGAGAGCCCGAAGCCACCGCCGACCCGTTCGTGGTTCGCCTGAAATTGCCGCTCACCGCGCTGGAAGGCGTGGCCCTGGTCGATACGCCCGGCACCAACGCCATCATCCGCCAGCATCAGGTGCTGACCGAGGGCTTTTTGCCGAGGGCCGATCTGCTGCTGTTCCTGACGAGTGCCGACCGCCCTTTCACCGAGTCCGAGCGGCAGTTTCTGAGTCTGGCGGCCCGCTGGGGGCGCAGCGTGGTCATGGTGGTCAACAAGGCCGATCTGCTGGAAACGCAGGCTCAGCGAGACGAAGTCAGGGCTTTCGTGGAGGCCGGAGCGCGGGCCGAGCTGAATCTGACGCCCCCGGTGTATCTGGTGTCGGCGCGGACCGAACAGCGCGGGGGAGACGCGGGGTTTCAGGCCCTGCGGGCAGCGCTTCAGGCACGGCTGGGCGAGGTCGAGCGTACCCGCCTGAAACTGAGCAGTCCGCTGAGTGCTGCCGCCGAGATTCTGGGCGGAGAGGAACGCCGGGCGAGTGCGGCCCGCGACACGCTGAAGACCGATCTGGAAACTCTGAGCAGCCTTGAAGCGCAGCGGCAGCGCCACCAGGAAACCATGCAAGGCGAACTGGACGGCCAGCTCAACCGCGTGGGCCGTCTGCTGGGCGAATTCGAGGCGCGGGCCGATAAATTTATCGATCAGACGATGCGGATTGGCAATCTCCGCCAGCTCATCAACTCGCGGGGCATCGAGCAGCACTTCCGCGAACAGGCGGTGGGCGACCTTCCGCAGGCCATCGAGCGCCAGTTCGCCAGCATGATCGACCGCTTCGTCGAGGCCAACCTGCATTTCTGGGAAGACGTGCAGGCCTTCCTGATCCGCCGCCAGCCGAGCAGCGAGATCGCCCGCACGCGCTTTTCATACGACCGCCACGCCCTGATCGAGGGGATCGCCGGAAGTGCGAGCCGACACATCGAGGAAGTGACCGAGAGTCAGCTGACCCGCCAGCTTGCCGCCGATACCGAAGAGGCGATGAAAGGCGTGGTGGGGCTGGGCGCGGGTGGTGTGGGCGTCGGCGTGATCGGGGCAGTGCTGGGCGCGACGCTGGCCGCCGACTTCACCTTTATTTTCAGCGGGCTGGCACTGGGCAGCCTGGGCCTGCTGATTCTGCCTGCCAAGCGGCTTCAGGCGCTGCGGCAACTGCGCGTGAAGGTGACCGAACTGCGCGAGTCGCTGGAAGCCATCGTGCGGCGCGAATACCAGCGCGAACAGGACCGCGCCGACGCCCGGCTGCGCGACGCCATGAGTCCGTTTACCCGTTTCATCGAGGGCGAGCAGGAACGCCTGAACAGCGCTCAGGCGCAGGCGGCGAAGCTGCGCACCGACCTGAGCGACCTGAAAGCGCGGGTGGGGGAGATCGGGACCCGCTAA
- a CDS encoding outer membrane protein assembly factor: MQLRHTLAVTVALSAPYALAQSTTPATATVGDVVVKGTSDLLGNFLKASLNVQPGAALSSVNLRQVELDAVATGYIKSASAEFQTIGGQNVLVITAVPNPLIKSVNVTGVTFLPADGFKTSLANVLNIAPGATLNTVRIEQSKTALAQNYRAEGYPFTPSISTEAKPTADGSVDLNYVVDESAPISRIEVTGSTLLPQAQIVAAFQPLYDAKKFSPDTYFAAVQQIQQQYQAAGYLASGVNAQASSLEGGVLKISILEGQVSGVDLSALQLPAGSAPVLVTKAGTAPSLASLEQDVRTLSNLSGKSVGFALQPTDAQNPNRVTVLFGVADATGAPVKEIRVSGNTVVPTADLQAAIKTKVGDVFSRQLAEADFAALRDVYRKAGYEISTRDAVTFESGVLNFTIHEVRIAGYELAYTGTKNTQERVITRELPDTGTLYNDKTFRAALDRVTRLGLVRVTGLTTKSADPKNPENLTYVLAVSEQTGTRSFPISLGYDTTSGFNGQVGFQNNNLFGLGHTLDFSLIAAANDAGQVFGGSATYTIPWLDIDFLDFRKKRTSVSFTAGSPVTGNSTLYVKKADGSADTTENTGRQYTTRATGFGVNIGRNVSDNLVVSGSVNTNYNTYYLEPYKATDTAAVTTDSSGNPVVTTNTDSSGNPIVSDADRAKYGTNADADTAATAQLPTTSLTTVVGIGARYDSTTTPTFPTDGFRANVYGGYGFGSAGDLGLSWTKLEGGASTYFGLGNTLEKGFGTSQKQQAFAVRLNAGTLIGTPPPGTTYSIGYSSPNPAYELRGYGNSAFKGTNYVTTSAEYRYDLGLSTAITQSAYLIGFADAGTAWNNGETPTLGYSLGIGAQIDLGFNNSTLAQVRFDYGFSPATGSGQFHFRLGPVW, from the coding sequence ATGCAGCTTAGACACACCCTCGCCGTTACGGTGGCCCTCAGCGCTCCCTACGCCCTCGCCCAGAGCACCACACCCGCCACCGCCACTGTCGGCGACGTGGTGGTCAAGGGCACCAGCGATCTGCTGGGCAATTTCCTGAAAGCCAGTCTGAATGTCCAGCCGGGCGCGGCGTTGTCGAGCGTGAATCTGCGTCAGGTCGAACTCGACGCGGTGGCGACCGGCTATATCAAGTCGGCCTCTGCCGAGTTCCAGACCATCGGCGGCCAGAACGTCCTGGTCATCACGGCAGTGCCCAATCCGCTCATCAAATCGGTCAACGTGACGGGCGTGACGTTCCTGCCCGCCGACGGCTTCAAGACCTCGCTCGCCAACGTGTTGAACATCGCGCCGGGAGCCACGCTCAACACCGTGCGAATCGAGCAGTCGAAAACCGCGCTGGCTCAGAACTACCGCGCCGAGGGCTACCCCTTTACGCCCAGCATCAGCACCGAGGCCAAGCCGACCGCCGACGGCAGCGTCGATCTGAACTACGTGGTCGATGAAAGTGCGCCGATCTCGCGCATCGAGGTGACCGGCAGCACCCTGCTGCCCCAGGCGCAGATCGTGGCGGCCTTCCAACCGCTGTACGACGCCAAGAAGTTCTCGCCCGACACGTATTTTGCGGCGGTGCAGCAGATTCAGCAGCAGTACCAGGCGGCAGGCTACCTGGCGAGCGGCGTGAACGCGCAGGCCAGCAGTCTGGAAGGCGGCGTGCTGAAGATCAGCATTCTGGAAGGGCAGGTGTCGGGCGTCGATCTCTCCGCGCTGCAGCTTCCGGCAGGCAGCGCCCCGGTGCTCGTCACCAAGGCGGGCACCGCGCCGAGCCTCGCTTCACTGGAACAGGACGTCCGCACCCTGAGCAACCTCAGCGGCAAATCGGTAGGCTTTGCGCTCCAGCCCACCGACGCCCAGAATCCCAACCGCGTCACAGTGCTGTTCGGCGTGGCCGACGCCACCGGCGCACCGGTCAAGGAAATCCGCGTGAGCGGCAATACCGTCGTGCCCACCGCCGACCTTCAGGCAGCCATCAAGACCAAGGTGGGCGACGTGTTCTCGCGTCAGCTGGCCGAGGCCGATTTCGCGGCGCTGCGCGACGTGTACCGCAAGGCGGGCTACGAAATCAGCACCCGCGACGCCGTGACCTTCGAGTCGGGCGTGCTGAACTTTACGATTCACGAAGTGCGGATCGCGGGCTACGAGCTGGCCTATACCGGCACCAAGAACACGCAGGAACGCGTGATTACCCGTGAGCTGCCCGATACCGGCACGCTGTACAACGACAAGACCTTCCGCGCCGCCCTCGACCGCGTGACCCGGCTCGGTCTGGTCCGTGTGACCGGCCTGACCACCAAATCGGCAGACCCCAAGAACCCCGAGAACCTGACCTATGTGCTGGCCGTGAGCGAGCAGACCGGCACGCGCAGCTTCCCGATCAGCCTGGGCTACGACACCACCAGCGGCTTTAACGGTCAGGTCGGCTTCCAGAACAACAATCTGTTCGGGCTGGGCCACACCCTCGACTTCAGCCTGATCGCGGCGGCCAACGATGCCGGGCAGGTTTTCGGCGGCTCGGCCACCTACACGATTCCCTGGCTCGACATCGATTTCCTCGATTTCCGCAAGAAGCGTACCAGCGTCAGCTTCACGGCGGGCAGCCCAGTCACGGGCAACAGCACGCTATACGTGAAGAAGGCCGACGGTTCGGCGGACACCACCGAGAACACCGGGCGGCAGTACACCACCCGTGCGACGGGCTTTGGCGTCAACATCGGGCGAAACGTCAGTGACAATCTGGTCGTCAGCGGCAGCGTCAATACCAACTACAACACCTACTATCTGGAGCCGTACAAGGCCACCGATACGGCGGCAGTGACCACTGACAGCAGCGGTAACCCTGTTGTGACCACCAACACCGACAGCAGCGGCAATCCGATCGTGAGTGACGCAGACCGTGCCAAATATGGCACCAATGCCGATGCCGACACTGCTGCCACCGCGCAGCTTCCCACCACCAGCCTCACCACGGTGGTCGGTATCGGTGCACGCTACGACAGCACCACCACGCCCACCTTTCCCACCGACGGCTTCCGGGCCAACGTCTACGGTGGCTACGGCTTCGGCAGCGCGGGCGACCTGGGTCTCAGCTGGACCAAGCTGGAAGGCGGAGCCAGCACCTACTTCGGCCTGGGCAACACGCTCGAAAAGGGCTTCGGCACCTCTCAGAAACAGCAGGCATTCGCGGTACGTCTGAACGCGGGCACCCTGATCGGGACGCCCCCGCCCGGCACCACCTATTCCATCGGCTATTCAAGCCCCAATCCGGCCTACGAGCTGCGTGGGTACGGCAACTCGGCCTTCAAAGGCACCAATTACGTGACGACCAGCGCCGAGTACCGTTACGACCTGGGCCTGAGCACCGCGATCACCCAGAGCGCCTATCTGATCGGGTTTGCCGATGCCGGAACGGCCTGGAACAACGGCGAGACCCCGACGCTCGGCTATTCGCTGGGAATCGGCGCCCAGATCGACCTGGGCTTCAACAACTCGACGCTGGCACAGGTGCGCTTCGACTACGGCTTCAGCCCGGCCACGGGAAGCGGACAGTTCCACTTCAGACTCGGGCCGGTGTGGTAA
- a CDS encoding Dps family protein, whose amino-acid sequence MTKKSSSKSESKNKVGKTDAAHQQNVHNQEAKFAQLIDHSYLDEKGFDVVAESLQRNLATTISLYLKLKKFHWDIRGRHFRDLHLAYDDFIAKIFPSIDEQAERLVMLGGSPVAAPSDIQQYSVVQVPTTTIHDAREQLTALVDDFTRVARGYRDDSNAVDEAGDPATSDMYNGILHIIDEVRWMLQAMLDDARMD is encoded by the coding sequence ATGACCAAGAAGTCCAGCAGCAAGAGCGAGAGCAAGAACAAGGTCGGCAAGACTGACGCGGCACATCAGCAGAATGTTCACAATCAGGAAGCCAAATTCGCCCAGCTCATCGACCACAGCTATCTGGACGAGAAGGGCTTCGACGTGGTGGCCGAGTCGCTGCAGCGCAATCTGGCGACCACCATCAGCCTGTATCTCAAGCTCAAGAAGTTCCACTGGGACATTCGCGGGCGGCATTTCCGCGATCTGCATCTGGCCTACGACGACTTCATTGCCAAGATCTTCCCCAGTATCGATGAGCAGGCCGAACGTCTGGTGATGCTGGGCGGCAGCCCGGTCGCGGCTCCCAGCGACATTCAGCAGTACAGCGTGGTGCAGGTGCCGACCACCACCATTCACGATGCCCGCGAGCAGCTGACAGCGCTGGTCGACGACTTCACCCGCGTGGCGAGGGGCTACCGCGACGACAGCAACGCCGTGGACGAGGCGGGCGACCCGGCCACGTCCGACATGTACAACGGCATCCTGCACATCATCGACGAGGTGCGCTGGATGCTTCAGGCAATGCTCGACGACGCCCGAATGGACTGA
- a CDS encoding DUF4385 domain-containing protein — MGRKFDYSLHYAELNLREHPELYRVGVGEQGVLLVQPYKAEILPHWRFATPEAAQASSDTIYAMFLAYLKADDFVGADMARKFLQMGYTRARRYANHKGGKKYDGPVPDDQKGRSGAHGRAELPRSPEDPQKAQAAAIFKAKWDEAKENPDYQRQKEQHLARYS; from the coding sequence ATGGGCCGCAAGTTCGATTATTCGCTGCACTACGCCGAACTGAACTTGCGCGAACACCCCGAACTGTACCGCGTGGGTGTGGGTGAACAGGGCGTGCTACTGGTGCAGCCGTACAAAGCGGAGATTCTGCCGCACTGGCGTTTCGCCACTCCAGAGGCCGCGCAGGCCAGCAGCGACACCATCTACGCCATGTTTCTGGCCTATCTGAAGGCAGACGATTTCGTGGGGGCAGATATGGCCCGGAAATTTCTTCAGATGGGCTATACCCGTGCGCGGCGCTACGCCAACCACAAGGGCGGGAAAAAGTACGACGGCCCGGTGCCCGACGACCAGAAAGGCCGAAGTGGAGCACATGGCCGCGCCGAGTTGCCGCGCAGCCCCGAAGACCCCCAGAAAGCACAGGCCGCTGCCATCTTCAAGGCGAAGTGGGACGAGGCCAAAGAAAATCCTGACTATCAGCGCCAGAAAGAACAGCACCTCGCCCGGTATTCCTGA